The following proteins are co-located in the Larimichthys crocea isolate SSNF chromosome XXIV, L_crocea_2.0, whole genome shotgun sequence genome:
- the bsdc1 gene encoding BSD domain-containing protein 1: MAEGEGWWGGWLQQSFQAVKDKSSEALEFIKRDLTEFSTVVQHDTTCSIVATATAVRNKLAVEGSSETTEKVKKSLSSFLGVISDTLAPPPDKTIDCDVITLVATPAGTTEVYDSSKARLYSLQADPATYCNEPDGPPEQFDNWLSSFSLEDKKGEISELLVNSPSIRALYTKMVPAAVAHSEFWQRYFYKVFQLDQEEARRVALKQRAEQATHTETLGWEEEEEDDFLGATSSSQLDFTPPLDNRSTQLPTTLTGTTLLSPVLSPSDERDATLSVSSDSVSLPTQVEVRPEPVATELAKKLTEARLEDVADKKQEEQRPGKSDLPLEAQVEAVTQPEVTVDGASARASAPTSKPEAAKEEGPQDLRVFELNSDSGKSTPSNNGKKGSSTDVSEDWEKDFDLDMTEEEVQMALSKIEASGEMDEDWENWD, encoded by the exons ATGGCTGAAGG aGAAGGCTGGTGGGGAGGCTGGCTTCAGCAGAGCTTCCAGGCCGTCAAAGACAAg TCATCTGAGGCCTTAGAGTTCATAAAGCGAGACCTGACAGAGTTCTCCACTGTGGTGCAACATGACACGACCTGCTCAATTGTTGCTACAGCCACCGCTGTCCGAAACAAGCTCGCG GTGGAAGGTTCGTCTGAGACCACAGAAAAGGTGAAGAAGAGCCTCTCTAGTTTCTTAGGAGTGATATCAGACACACTTGCTCCACCCCCGGATAAAACCATCGACTGTGATGTGATCACATTGGTGGCAACGCCAGCAGGAACTACAGAGGTCTATGACAGTTCTAAG gcGCGTCTCTACAGTTTGCAAGCTGACCCTGCTACATACTGCAATGAACCTGATG GTCCTCCAGAGCAGTTTGACAACTGGCTGTCCAGCTTCAGTTTGGAAGATAAGAAGGGAGAAATCTCTGAGCTTTTGGTGAACAGTCCATCTATAAGAGCCCTTTACACCAAAATG GTCCCGGCAGCTGTAGCCCATTCAGAATTCTGGCAGAGGTATTTCTACAAAGTCTTCCAGTTGGACCAG GAGGAGGCCAGGAGAGTGGCACTGAAGCAGAGGGCAGAgcaggccacacacacagagacgctgggctgggaggaagaggaggagg ATGACTTCCTCGGCGCGACATCGTCATCTCAGCTCGACTTTACACCCCCGCTGGACAACCGCTCAACCCAGCTGCCCACGACCTTGACAGGAACGACCCTGCTGAGCCCCGTGCTGTCTCCCAGCGACGAGCGCGATGCCACCCTCTCTGTTAGCAGCGACAGCGTCAGCCTGCCAACGCAGGTGGAAGTGCGGCCGGAGCCCGTTGCCACGGAGCTTGCCAAGAAACTGACGGAAGCTAGATTGGAAGATGTCGCAGACAAGAAGCAAGAAGAGCAGAGGCCTGGAAAGAGTGACTTACCTCTCGAGGCTCAAGTGGAAGCTGTAACCCAGCCAGAGGTAACTGTTGATGGGGCTTCAGCGCGGGCTTCAGCACCCACATCTAAACCAGAAGCAGCAAAGGAGGAGGGGCCGCAGGACTTGAGAGTGTTTGAGCTTAATTCTGACAGTGGGAAATCTACGCCCTCTAACAATGGCAAGAAAG GGTCCAGCACCGACGTGAGCGAGGACTGGGAGAAAGACTTTGACCTGGacatgacagaagaagaagtccaGATGGCTCTCTCTAAAATAGAAGCTTCTGGAGAG ATGGATGAAGACTGGGAGAACTGGGATTGA